The nucleotide sequence TCACTGATAAAAATCCACTCCACTGACACCCAAACAGAAAAACGAAACCAAAAGCACTTCCGTCTCTTGTGAAGAGGGGGTCCCATTCAAGGGAGTTCTTGAGGGCCAACAAAGTATGTCTAAGTAAAAGAAGTGACACAAGGATTTGAATTATAGGAAGATTAGAAGAGTTGCAGGGATATTAATACACGCAAGGTGCCGTATCAGTAACGAAATGTACCAAACTGCAGATGCGTTAATCTAGCGGTATAGTAGAGAGGGACTGGTATGTCTGTAACTATCTGCAGTCCAGGAGAAATCTGTTGCAGATTTCTGTCAGCCCGACAAAGCACTCAGAGCCCTTAAATGGGCCCCATTCTTACCAGCTGTGACATCAGGAAAACAAAACTGCAAGACACCATGAGAAACACAAGTACAGCATGTCTGAATGGCATTTAAACAGCCTGAATAAACCTTACGGTCACACCTACTAAACAACACTGCATGGTTACTGGAACAATCACAAAAAAACTGTGTATACTGTAACTAGTTGCCATCTTATATGataataataaacacagaaatatttTACTATAAAAACTTTATTTTCATGAACGGTATTACAGTAAAGAGCTCTTCAAACCATATAACTAAAAGAAACTGTAGCATTCTTAATATTTTAACATTTCGCTCACACAGTATTTTCAGAATCTTTATGCAGCATACATAGGTAGATCGAGCGATACATAACTGACAACCCTGAATAACGAAACATTGACATCACTTTAGTTGCTCAAAGCTAGTCATGATtcaagtacaaacacacacaacagctCAGAGGAATACTCAACCGCCCAGCACAGACCAGTCATTTCCCCCAAAACGTTTTGACAAAATAGCAGAGAAGCAAAGGCATCTCAAGAGGCAGACAATCAGACACCGACCATGAACAAGAAGTGGGTTTGTGTGAATAGCCGTGGCCATCTCAGTCAAAACAGAACAGAAATTGATGCAGATTATAGTTCTCCATCATGCGATACTGCTTGTGAGAATGGAGTGAACACCAAACCGGGACacttgttttttgtgtgtttgtcaGCCATTATCATAATAACACAATGCATATCCACCATAGAAGAGACAGAACCAGCAGGGAGGGTAAGTGCTGTGAAACACCTACATACTGTATTGACAGGGCTCTATGGCCTTCCAGCGAAATACTGACAAACCGAACGGTCATGTTTACCACTGTGGTTGGATCCTGTGCTTCCATCAGAAACAGGTTATTTCTAGAACGAACAGAAACCTAAACAAAAGGGTGGCCAGTAACCATCAGAGTAGTCTCCCTAGGCAGACGGGTTGGCTCCCGCATTAACAACGCTCCTGCTGTTGCTCCTGGTCTGGGATTCCAGAGAATACCCTCAGATCAGACAACACCATTAAAACACCAATGACACACTACTACGCCATGTCTGATATTACCCCAAGAAAAACAACCATGTTTGAGATCAGTGACATGGCCATACTGGCCCAGAAGAGAATGGGACAAGAACAGTATTGACGACTACACTAACATTAGGCCTAAGTATCTTCAAATATAGCGGTAGATTTTCATTATACTGTTCaggtgaaataataaataaaaagttCAACATACAGTAGTTGTCGGGAAATTATTCGAGGGCAACCATGAAGATGAAACGTATAGGAAAGTTGGACGTTTTGCTACTGACCAATCACATGATGGTAAATCCAACATAACGCGATGTCAGACAGGGATATCATGTCTATGGTCACGCTTCAGCCTGACTACATTTCAGTTGTTGCATTGTATCAACCAAGGGTTAGCGTGTCCTGTTACATGTGGTTAAATGATTGTTAAATACCTATCCGGGCCTTGTGAGGTGTGGCAGGCGTCTGCGATGTAGTCAGCCTGGAACGCGGACATTATCTGTGACTGCAACCGGACTTTGACAATGCGAGTCTGAACAGGTCTCGTCTTCTAACTCAGGGGCGCATTTTATTTCTACCCTCCGAGTCTACTGGCCTCTTTTCAAGTGTATGTCAGTACAGGAAGGCAACAACGGCGTAGGTCCCACCCCTACTCACGTTTCCACGTCAGTACCAAAAATACAACTCCCATCTGGAGGAGCTGTGAGTGTGAATGTCTAAGCGGGCATTATTTTATCCGATTAAGAAACAATTCCGTGAAAATGCCATCCTATAATTTGAACGTAACCTATGTGGAAAGTTTGACATGATCTGCTGTGGGACCAATCGTTTTGGTACAGGAATACGTTACAGCTCCTTTTATGAGTCACTTGGGGAAAGAATGAAACCAGAACCAACACACAGAGATTCtatactacagagggtagtgagacaGGGATAGAGGGAGACAAACAAACAGAGAGTGAGATTGATGGAGAGTCATTTCGACACATTAACAAACTTAACTCGCCCATAGAGCCATTCCAATTACCTCCACAATTTTGTTATACTCCACAGTTCCCTTCAACCACCAGTAATATAaacatgcataaacacacactgCCATTAATAAAGGCTTCCTAAAAGAAAAGACGAGGGAAAAGGGGTTGGAATATGGCTAGCAATGACCCCCTGACTATGTCATCACaagacagtgtgtgtgggtgtgcgtgagtgagtgtcCACGAGCGCTCCTTCCTGCTGTTCCGCAGTGGGGCCGTTGTGCATGGTGACCTGTGACCCTAGCTTCACTTCTCGATCAAGCCCCCTTCCTTCAGCTTAAAGTAGAAGAACTTCTCCAGTGTGTTGGCACACTTGCAGTACTCGCTGTCCGGGGGGTTGTATTCACGGCAGTTGGTAATGACACGCTGCAGGTCTGCTATGAACAGCTTCTTGGTCACATAGTATCTGTTCTTCAGCCTCTCCGTCATGGTCTTCAGATCtacaggaaggagggagagaggagagggggacacgTAGGTTATATTTGAAATATTCCTTCAGCGGGTTTACCGACATATCCAGACGGACTTACAATTAAAAGCGCATCCAGTTGGTGAAACATGGAATGCTTTTTTCTATTTTAATATCAAAATGAGTTCAAAGAGGTAGATAATTGTCATGGCTGGGACATATGAACAAGCCAGGGAATAATGGGCGGATGATATACTCACCAATGGGGAAGCGTATGATCTCGTAGTAGTCTGGAGCCTCAGTCTTTTTCACAGGCTCCATGAAGGGCCAGGCATCAGGGTGAGTCTGGGAGAGGAACACAACCACAAAGTTGTTATGACTTTCAGTCTGAATCCCAAATGGTCCCCTATTCCCTACTGAGTGTACTACTTTCGATCAGGGatgcgatttttttttttaaccccattttactctcaaattttgtggtatccaattggtagttacagtcttgtcccatcgctacaactcccgtacggactcgggagaggtgaaggtcgagagacgtgcgtcctccgaaacacgacccagtcGAGCTGCATTGCtttttgacacaatgcccacttaacccggaagccagccgcaccaatgtgttggaggaaacaccgtacacctggcgaccgtgtcagcgtgcactgcgcccggcccgccacacgacttgctagagcgcgatgggacaaggacatcccaggccggccaaaccctcccctaacccggacgacggtgggccaattgtgtgccgcctcatgggtctcccggttcgcggccggctgcgacacagcttggaatcgaaccaggatctgtagtgacatagctagcactgcgatgcagtgccttagaccgctgcgccactcgggaggcctttgATCagggattatatagggaataggttgccatttgagacAGACTCTGTCTGATCACTCCTAAGGTTGAACACTGGGTTGTATCGGTGCGTGTCAGTGTTTTACCTTGACCTGGGCCAGGAGATTCTTCAGCATGTTGTACAACACGTCAGGGTCTTTCAACTCTTTCCTACAAGACAGGATAGGTAATAATATATCAATTCAATGACAGGTGAGTGTGATTGTAAAGGCTGCCAGTTGTTTTATGACAATACTGCACATAAGTTTTTTATTTCCTGATAGACTAAAGATTCAGCTTACACTTTCTCCTTTGCACTGGGCTTCCAGCCTGTCTCCCCTAGGGAGAAAAAATTATTAAAACATGACATCAGACAAGACATTAATAGTCTATACCCTGAACAAGGTATTAAAAAGAACCACACCCACTTACTGATGCCAGGGATGCTCTCCACAGGGATCTGCCGTACCCCCTCTTTGAAGCAGGTGAGTCCTGGGTATACCTTCCTGATCTGGCTCTGCTTCCTCTCAATCAGCTTCTTAATGATCTGGCCAGTCATGGAAACACAGGGacatggacattaacactgtcgTTTCATCAACAGATGGAGAAAGGTACAGAGATGCATAACCGTCCACTGACATTCACCTCAACCTGTGTGCCCCACAATGTGAGGACTTCCTACAGACAGCCCTCTCACCTCTTTCTGCCTCTTGATGATATGAGAGAGCTCTGTGTAGGGGATTCTGGGATTTAGCTCACACTCCATGAGGGTAGCCCCCTCGTAGTCCTTGATGTAACCAAGGTAACGACTCTTAGTCACTTTGATGTCTTTGGAAAAACCCTGCAATGGCAAAAAGAGCCAGAGGAGAGATGTCAaaggagaggtgaggaagagagggaggtacaTGCTATCATCCTATACCATACCTGCTTCTTGAAGTAGCCAATGGCGTACTCATCAGCGTAGGTGAGGAAGTACAGGATGCTGTGCTTGATGTGGTACTCCTTTAGGTGGTTCATCAGGTGAGTACCGTAGCCCTGAAGCCACAATGGCAAACAATCAGGGGGAAATGTTGGGCTCTTAGTCCAACATGCATTCAAACTCTGACAGATACCATAAGTACAATAACAAGCCATTAAGTCCAACTTACCCAGATAATTGAGTTCAGTATTTTTGCTGTTGTATGTGAAGGAGTGGTGCGTCCATACCTTGACTTGCTCGTTGGATGTGACGGCACAGAAGACGATCTCAGTGAAGCCCTGGGTGGGGAACATCCTGAAACAGATCCCCCCGATGACACGGCCATCTTTGATTAGGGCCAGCGTCTTGTGCTTCCTGGACAGAGAACGGTCCAAGAGAGTGGGGAGAAAGGGTCACAAATAGTTTATTTCAAGAGGCTTCACTGAAGACGGGGTACAGGTGAGAGAAACCGTTCAAATGTCTACGTACGGGTCAAACACTAGGCGTGTGATGTACTCTTTGGGCATGCGAGGCAGCTGGTGGGAGAAGACATTCTGCAAGCCCACCAGCCACATCAGAATCTTCTTGTTGGACTTCTGGGAAAGAGAGTTCCCTATGACATGGAACTCTATGATGCCCCGCCTCTCCTCTAACCTGGCTGTCTCATCACGAGCAGCATTGGCAGACAGCAGACTCGTCTAGCAGAGAGTGACAGTGATGATCAACAGTCAATTATTATATTCATTCTAACAAACATCCAGTTTCCATACTTAGATGTTAGACTAGATAAAACATATCCGCAGTCAACATAAATATCCATGTTGCACCGGCGAATGGACATTAAATGATGCGTCTCAGTCTTGGGAAGCACTCACCTCTGGACCCAACATGGCAGCCGGGTCAGTGATGGTCATCATCACCTCGTTGACCAACTCCATTGGGATGTCTCCCATCACTCTGATCCTCTTAGCGTCCTCCAGGGTCAGAACTTCTGGAagcttcctcttctctcctgagGAGAAACAGCACAAAACATGACTATAACCACCATTCATTTAGATGCTGTTTATGTGTGAAGCTATCTCACAGAGGCATGGGAAATAAAAGCTCCCACGTAGAGAGATAAGACATAAAAACTAAACGTCAGCTATTACTTCACACCCAGTACAAAGCAAACGTTAGCTTGGCGGGGTTGCCAGAGTTACTGACCTGTTATGGGCTCGGCCACGCCAGAGTCCAGCCCCAGGCTGCCTAGCGAAGAGCCACTGTTCAGGCCCTTCGAGAAGGAGGGCGAGCCCGACACTGCAGCAGGGCTGATCACTGCCAGGATCAGAAACACAGGACAATGACCGAAACCAGACAGAATTATTGAAAATGGAGAGCGGGAAATCATACATTACATGTTGTACAACCGATAAGTGCCTTTATGGATCCACTTATTCAGTTGGAACTTAGGTGTCCCTCACCTAACTGGTGACCCAGCTGGCCCCCCTCGGAGGCAGGCATGGTGAAGTCAGCCTCCCAGATGGGAGAGTTTTCCCCATAGATCTCCTCCTCTAGCATAGACAAAAACCTGGGACACAAACCCTTTGTTACAAGCCACAGATACACAGCGTCCATCTCACTCACTCCAGAATCTTGGTTCGATTGCAACTCGAGGGAGAAACCACAAGAAGTATCAACTTTGATTCCGAGCGGATTACTACGGATTGGTTGCACACCACGTACTTGGGAAAGTGTGTGAGGATGAGTGTGCGTTTCTCTGGTAGGAGCTTGTCCTTCTCCACTC is from Salvelinus namaycush isolate Seneca chromosome 41, SaNama_1.0, whole genome shotgun sequence and encodes:
- the LOC120034112 gene encoding histone acetyltransferase KAT2A-like; amino-acid sequence: MSDPAAQALQPRLHQAQSGGTAGSNAAAVGSGSGNSDPVRPGLSQQQRASQKKAQVRAFPRAKKLEKLGVFSACKASDTCKCNGWKNPQPPTATRSMDLQQQAASLSESCRSCGHALAAHVSHLENVSEEEINRLLGMVVDVENLFMSVHKEEDTDTKQVYFYLFKLLRKCILQMSQPIVEGSLGSPPFQKPNIEQGVLNFVQYKFSHLAPRERQTMFELSKMFLLCLNYWKLETPTQFRQRSQKDDGTAYKVDYTRWLCYCHVPQSNDSLPRYETTQVFGRSLLKSIFTVTRRQLLEKFRVEKDKLLPEKRTLILTHFPKFLSMLEEEIYGENSPIWEADFTMPASEGGQLGHQLVISPAAVSGSPSFSKGLNSGSSLGSLGLDSGVAEPITGEKRKLPEVLTLEDAKRIRVMGDIPMELVNEVMMTITDPAAMLGPETSLLSANAARDETARLEERRGIIEFHVIGNSLSQKSNKKILMWLVGLQNVFSHQLPRMPKEYITRLVFDPKHKTLALIKDGRVIGGICFRMFPTQGFTEIVFCAVTSNEQVKGYGTHLMNHLKEYHIKHSILYFLTYADEYAIGYFKKQGFSKDIKVTKSRYLGYIKDYEGATLMECELNPRIPYTELSHIIKRQKEIIKKLIERKQSQIRKVYPGLTCFKEGVRQIPVESIPGIRETGWKPSAKEKVKELKDPDVLYNMLKNLLAQVKTHPDAWPFMEPVKKTEAPDYYEIIRFPIDLKTMTERLKNRYYVTKKLFIADLQRVITNCREYNPPDSEYCKCANTLEKFFYFKLKEGGLIEK